GCCGAAGCCGGGCAGGTCGGGGACCAGCAGGTGCCAGTGCCTGGGCAACGTCTGGAGCCAAAGGGCCCAGTTCTCCTTCATGGCAGCAAAGCCATGAACCAGCACAATAGTAGGTACGCCGTCCCCGGGCTTGCCCCGCTCCAGGAAGACCAGTCGGTGACCATCCACTGTGGTTTCGCGACGGCGGGCGCCCACCAGCAGGCGTTGGCCTGTGCGGGCAGCGGGCCAGAGATTGGGTGCGGGAATCTGCATAGTTAAACCACCAGAAGTTATGGGTCGTGCGGCCAGTTTACCTTTGCAGCGGCTGTGTACGTTGGCCCCAATGCCAGTCCGGGATCGGCATCAGAGCGAGCGTGGGAGCGCTTACAGTTGCAGATCGAGAATAACCGGATTGTGGTCCGAGGAGCGCCAGGGTGCGTCGGTTTGCCCCGCCAGATCGCCCCGGTATCCGAGGGCCGGTGGTTCATCGGCGTTGATCAGCCAGGTCTGGGCACTGACAATCCGGTCGGTAAGTGAACGTGAGATCAGAGCATAATCGAGGCTGCCTTTGGCTCCCCGGTATCGATAGCTGTATTGCGGGCAGTCGCCGGTGGTACAGCCGTGTTGGCGATGGACGGCGCTGGTGAAGCCGGCGTCTTCCAGGATGGCGAGAGGCCGTTCCCGTGCGTAGCTGTTGAGGTCGCCCGCAATTACTGTGCCTGCTGAGCTCTGTGGAACGGGGAGTGTCTCGGCCCAGTCGACCAGGGCGCGGGCTTCTTCTGCCCGTCGCTGCACAAAACAGCCCTGGCCGTCGGCCTGATCCTGGTTACCGCCCCGGGCGCCGCGGCAGGATTTGGATTTCAGGTGGGGCACAATCACCCGGAAGCTGGTGTCACTCCCGGACGGCCGGAACGCCTGGGTGAGGGGTGGCCGGCCCCGGGACTGGAACGGGCCGCGGGCCAGGCGTTGGGCCGGGCCAAGGGTGCTTACCCGGTCTGCCCGAAACAGCAGGGCGGTGCGGATGGCGTCGTCGCCGTCGTCCCCGGAGGGGCGAACGTACTGCCACTGCCCTCCCAGAGCTCGGGCCAGGCCGGCGATTGCGCTGTCTGGACCATAGCCGTCATTCTCCAGTTCCGTTACCGCCAGGATGTCAGGCTCGGGGGACAGAAGGGCTTCAACCAGCCGGCTCTGTTGCTGACGAAAGGCAGCTTCGGTGTCCGCGCCCCTGGGGGTCGGGAAGCCCTGCCCACGGCCGTCGCCGTTGAAGTAGTTGGCCAGGTTCAGTGCCATGATCCTTACCGACGCTTCGGGGGGGCGGGTCGGAGCCGCAGGCCGCGGATTGGCCTTGACGAAGACCGGTTGCGACTCTGGCTGGACCCGCCAGGCGTCGAAGCGGAAATCGAGGACGCCCACCAGATTCCCGACGCGATCACCGGCGCGGAGGGTTGCGGCATAGGAGAGACCCTCCGGGGGCCAGGGTACGGGTCTGGGATT
The nucleotide sequence above comes from Marinobacter gudaonensis. Encoded proteins:
- a CDS encoding ExeM/NucH family extracellular endonuclease; the protein is MSSPILLFRAALALATGLLPSVGLAEPACGRLATPIATIQGQGSASPMVGQTVTVEGIVTLDSRIEGGFGGFYLQQADSEADQDPQTSEALFVYTRRKAGKPGTRLRVTGTVKEFHGLTELVSIQEVADCGPAPMPEPILVTLPWSQPPEQLENMRVRFAEPLTIVDNYNLARYGELTLAATDQVQPTELHPPGPAALALSYEQQRHRVHLDDNQSLRNPRPVPWPPEGLSYAATLRAGDRVGNLVGVLDFRFDAWRVQPESQPVFVKANPRPAAPTRPPEASVRIMALNLANYFNGDGRGQGFPTPRGADTEAAFRQQQSRLVEALLSPEPDILAVTELENDGYGPDSAIAGLARALGGQWQYVRPSGDDGDDAIRTALLFRADRVSTLGPAQRLARGPFQSRGRPPLTQAFRPSGSDTSFRVIVPHLKSKSCRGARGGNQDQADGQGCFVQRRAEEARALVDWAETLPVPQSSAGTVIAGDLNSYARERPLAILEDAGFTSAVHRQHGCTTGDCPQYSYRYRGAKGSLDYALISRSLTDRIVSAQTWLINADEPPALGYRGDLAGQTDAPWRSSDHNPVILDLQL